In one Methanobacteriaceae archaeon genomic region, the following are encoded:
- a CDS encoding chorismate pyruvate-lyase family protein yields the protein MDINVMDEIKRMEKLAGELSNTQKILLATDGSVTRILDVLKGHVGIKTLVQESQIADLEIAEILEINPGDTVNYRVVIIGTKEPLIHAISYIPVDRLNNNFKEDLIRADIPIGRILKKHNVESRREVESIAMEEPDQQLKDIFNTDSMMLTRTYNIIRNGEILIRIKETFPITSFTK from the coding sequence ATGGATATAAATGTCATGGATGAAATCAAAAGGATGGAAAAACTAGCAGGAGAGTTATCCAATACTCAAAAGATACTTCTGGCCACTGATGGTTCTGTTACTAGAATATTAGATGTTTTAAAAGGCCATGTCGGTATTAAAACACTAGTTCAAGAATCTCAAATAGCTGATTTGGAAATAGCTGAAATATTAGAAATTAATCCTGGTGATACGGTTAATTATAGGGTTGTAATTATTGGAACTAAAGAACCTCTTATTCATGCTATATCATATATTCCTGTTGATAGATTAAATAATAATTTTAAAGAGGACTTAATACGTGCAGACATACCTATTGGCCGTATATTAAAGAAACATAATGTGGAGTCCAGAAGGGAAGTTGAATCAATTGCTATGGAAGAACCAGACCAACAACTTAAAGACATATTTAACACGGATTCTATGATGCTTACTAGAACTTATAATATAATTAGAAATGGCGAAATTTTAATTAGAATCAAAGAAACATTTCCTATAACTTCTTTTACTAAATAA
- a CDS encoding DUF2119 domain-containing protein, with product MSFFKLIDKGPGIKRLFVGGVHGKEGFSTIKALKRIQSSDVKTGQLIIYNCDQSKYISTLDSNYYQSKMGKEILRLINYYRPEMYVETHCYHHKSYEKLIDLHREEISGVPPLIELEKGVLMGSVSPYLRTSSFKREDICLTLEMPCITNNDCSYPKNKCQNPEESLDIYLKILKILAESNNRSELETNISKYYPQQVKTARHYARKFFGEYPPF from the coding sequence ATGAGTTTTTTCAAACTTATAGATAAAGGGCCGGGAATTAAGCGACTTTTTGTAGGTGGAGTTCATGGGAAAGAAGGATTTAGTACTATTAAAGCTTTAAAAAGAATTCAAAGCTCTGATGTTAAAACCGGCCAACTTATTATTTATAATTGTGATCAAAGCAAGTATATAAGCACCTTAGATAGCAATTATTATCAAAGTAAAATGGGAAAAGAAATTTTAAGGTTAATAAACTATTACCGGCCCGAAATGTATGTGGAAACTCATTGTTATCATCATAAAAGCTATGAAAAACTGATTGACCTCCACCGTGAAGAAATATCGGGTGTTCCTCCTTTAATTGAGCTTGAAAAAGGAGTTTTAATGGGATCTGTATCACCTTACCTAAGAACTAGTTCATTTAAAAGAGAAGATATTTGTTTAACCTTGGAAATGCCTTGTATTACAAATAATGATTGTTCTTATCCAAAAAATAAATGTCAAAATCCAGAAGAATCTTTAGATATATATTTAAAAATTCTTAAAATTCTTGCAGAGTCCAATAATAGGTCAGAGTTGGAAACAAATATCTCTAAATATTATCCTCAGCAAGTAAAAACCGCCAGACATTATGCTCGTAAATTTTTTGGAGAATATCCACCATTTTAA
- a CDS encoding prephenate dehydrogenase, whose protein sequence is MKIAIIGGTRGLGMWIASFLKEKGFQVTITSRDELSGNAISKKLDVKYSSDNQKVAGESDIVIISVPIESTESVIKQVAPHMSKGSLLMDVTSVKEKPAILMHEYLAEGAYFLPSHPMFGPRVRSLEGQVIVLTPLQESEWFETIFKFLEDHKARVLVTTPEKHDEMMSVVQVLTHFAYISISSAIKKLNLDIKESRKFASPIYNLMLDIISRIVAQNPYLVYSIQTQTDYAYQAREIFMETINELNDMLINNNQTKFVNAMSSAAKNMDDIEAALGRSDKVISALNQEISALKESINSEVFLRHIYSGKTHYGILKEISPDFVTLISGKKTLKLKIANIEVLSPSQVQDWKLNNLKQYEYHISVIFPSHCDPQIIASAISNLEGVVSTSVMDIYQGEQIDDNQISITFSYKVLEARFVREVENLLKGFGAIIR, encoded by the coding sequence ATGAAAATTGCCATAATAGGTGGTACTCGAGGATTGGGAATGTGGATAGCTTCTTTTTTAAAAGAAAAAGGCTTTCAGGTTACCATTACATCTAGAGATGAGCTTAGTGGAAACGCTATTTCTAAAAAACTAGATGTTAAATACAGCAGTGATAATCAAAAAGTTGCTGGTGAAAGTGATATAGTTATAATATCTGTGCCCATTGAGAGTACAGAATCTGTAATTAAGCAAGTGGCACCCCATATGAGCAAAGGTTCACTTTTAATGGATGTAACTTCTGTAAAAGAAAAACCAGCCATTTTGATGCATGAATATCTTGCAGAAGGTGCTTACTTTTTACCATCCCACCCCATGTTTGGCCCACGGGTAAGGTCCCTGGAAGGGCAGGTGATTGTTCTTACACCTTTGCAGGAATCTGAATGGTTTGAAACTATTTTTAAATTTCTAGAAGATCATAAAGCAAGGGTTTTAGTAACCACACCTGAAAAACATGACGAAATGATGAGTGTGGTTCAAGTACTAACCCATTTTGCATATATCAGCATATCATCTGCTATAAAAAAACTCAATTTGGATATTAAAGAATCCAGAAAATTTGCCAGCCCCATATATAATCTCATGCTTGATATCATATCCCGAATTGTGGCCCAAAATCCCTATTTGGTTTATTCCATACAGACTCAGACAGATTACGCTTATCAAGCTCGAGAAATATTTATGGAAACTATTAATGAGCTTAATGATATGTTAATTAACAATAATCAGACTAAATTTGTTAATGCCATGAGCTCTGCTGCTAAAAATATGGATGATATTGAGGCAGCATTAGGTAGATCTGATAAAGTTATTTCTGCACTTAATCAAGAAATAAGTGCTCTTAAAGAATCAATTAATAGTGAAGTATTTCTTCGCCATATTTATTCTGGAAAAACACACTACGGAATTCTAAAAGAGATATCGCCCGATTTTGTGACTCTGATTTCTGGTAAAAAGACTTTAAAGTTAAAGATCGCTAATATTGAAGTTTTATCTCCTTCCCAAGTGCAAGATTGGAAATTAAACAATTTAAAACAATATGAATACCATATTTCTGTCATTTTTCCATCCCATTGCGATCCTCAAATCATAGCTTCCGCTATTTCTAATTTGGAAGGAGTGGTCAGCACATCTGTAATGGATATTTATCAAGGCGAACAAATTGATGACAATCAAATAAGCATCACCTTCAGTTATAAAGTCCTGGAGGCTCGTTTTGTTAGGGAAGTTGAAAATCTTCTAAAAGGATTTGGGGCCATTATAAGGTAA
- the hacA gene encoding homoaconitase large subunit: MNITEKILARSAGKSEVSPGEIIEAKVDLAMTHDGTSPPTIKTFRRVAEKVWDPEKIVIVFDHNFPANTIGSAEFQHITRDFAREQGIKNIYNHGEGICHQVLPEKGFVHPGKLIVGADSHTCTYGAFGAFATGMGATDMALVYATGKTWFMVPESIKAEINGNLAENVTPKDVILHIIGKIGADGANYNSVEYCGETIYNMGVSGRMTVANMSVEIGAKNGIMKPNKAVLEYLKKRTRSSFEIYESDPDHAYSKEFNFDVNDMEPQIACPHDVDNVKPLSKVEGTHIDQVFIGSCTNGRYEDLMEAADVLSGKKVHEDVRMVIIPASAEIYAKAVNNGIISTFIEAGVMVCNPGCGPCLGGHMGVIGSGEVSLATTNRNFKGRMGDPDSEVYLSNAAVAANSAIHGEIRGP; this comes from the coding sequence ATGAATATAACCGAAAAAATTCTTGCTAGATCTGCTGGAAAGAGCGAAGTTTCACCTGGTGAGATTATAGAAGCAAAAGTCGATTTAGCCATGACTCACGATGGAACATCCCCCCCTACAATTAAAACCTTTAGACGTGTTGCTGAGAAAGTATGGGATCCTGAAAAAATTGTTATAGTTTTTGATCATAATTTTCCAGCGAATACTATTGGTTCTGCAGAATTTCAGCACATAACTCGAGATTTTGCCCGAGAACAAGGCATAAAAAATATTTATAATCATGGTGAAGGAATATGTCACCAGGTTCTCCCTGAGAAGGGTTTTGTACATCCAGGTAAACTTATCGTGGGTGCAGATTCACATACTTGTACTTATGGGGCCTTTGGAGCATTTGCCACTGGAATGGGAGCTACAGATATGGCTCTAGTCTATGCTACTGGAAAAACATGGTTTATGGTTCCAGAATCAATAAAAGCAGAGATTAATGGGAATTTAGCTGAAAATGTAACTCCAAAAGATGTTATACTCCATATAATTGGAAAAATTGGTGCTGATGGGGCAAATTACAACTCCGTGGAGTACTGTGGCGAAACAATTTATAATATGGGTGTTTCAGGAAGAATGACTGTTGCTAATATGTCCGTTGAAATTGGAGCTAAAAATGGCATTATGAAACCCAATAAAGCAGTTTTAGAATACTTAAAAAAAAGAACTAGGTCTTCTTTTGAGATTTATGAATCCGACCCAGACCATGCTTATTCTAAAGAATTTAATTTTGACGTAAATGATATGGAACCACAAATTGCCTGTCCTCATGATGTAGATAATGTTAAACCTCTCAGCAAAGTTGAAGGAACCCATATAGATCAGGTTTTCATAGGATCATGTACTAATGGTCGTTATGAGGATTTAATGGAAGCTGCTGATGTTTTATCTGGTAAAAAAGTTCATGAAGATGTAAGGATGGTTATAATTCCAGCTTCTGCTGAAATTTATGCAAAAGCAGTTAATAATGGTATTATCAGCACATTCATTGAAGCAGGAGTAATGGTATGTAATCCTGGGTGTGGACCTTGTCTAGGAGGACATATGGGCGTCATAGGTTCTGGTGAAGTAAGTCTGGCCACTACTAACCGTAATTTTAAAGGCAGAATGGGAGATCCAGATTCTGAGGTTTATTTATCTAATGCTGCTGTAGCAGCCAATTCAGCGATTCATGGGGAAATTAGGGGCCCTTAA
- a CDS encoding IGHMBP2 family helicase, translated as MEQEAEISFMMNEIRRLSPNKRESVGRAINNLSGKIVGKELGFNLVKYGRKKSFESEINVGDLVLISRGNPLKSDLTGTVTEKGKRFITIALENVPQWALKNVRIDLYANDITFRRMKENLNNLSFSGEKALEFLLGTEKTPSIIDINPPNSFENIPFKDIQINKSQMNAVSSAMATDDFFLIHGPFGTGKTRTLRELIRQEVKKGNKILATAESNTAVDNILDGLSMAISEEYKIEDKKRDKNKSRDDCNGEIDCVRLGHPQRASRKNIKYTLAYQVENHPLNSQINHLKDGIKKIISERDKNTKPLPGLRRGLSDTQILLNAVKKRGSRGVSPNVMISMARWIENNQKVDQNQEKIRAIEKNIVENILKKSSVVLCTNSSAGLDYLKGAKFDLSVIDESSQATIPSLLIPISKAKRFVLAGDHRQLPPTIVSQKARTLQKTLFEELIKKYPQKSTILNVQYRMNPALMEFPNHEFYNGEIKASESLNKISLNDIVSKININEIIEKNEIDRFKEVERDLLDSQIPFIFLNTSKINERFEQRIKDSTSIQNPLEADIISIIINIFLKSGFSSENIGIISPYDDQRNLISSLTNVEVKTVDGYQGREKDIMIISTVRSNSKREIGFLSDMRRLNVALTRARRKMIMVGDVDTLKSNATYHRLIKDSKKRGFLKDLQLN; from the coding sequence ATGGAGCAAGAAGCAGAAATTAGCTTCATGATGAATGAAATAAGAAGACTATCTCCCAATAAAAGGGAAAGTGTGGGTAGGGCCATAAATAATCTTAGTGGGAAGATTGTAGGTAAAGAGCTCGGATTTAATCTGGTTAAATATGGTAGAAAGAAGTCTTTTGAAAGTGAAATTAATGTGGGGGACTTGGTGCTCATCAGTCGTGGCAATCCCTTAAAAAGCGACCTGACTGGAACAGTTACTGAGAAAGGAAAACGTTTTATAACTATAGCCTTGGAAAATGTTCCTCAGTGGGCCTTAAAAAATGTTAGAATAGATTTATATGCTAATGATATAACCTTTCGCCGAATGAAAGAAAATTTGAACAATTTAAGTTTTTCAGGAGAAAAAGCGCTGGAATTTCTATTGGGAACAGAAAAAACACCATCTATAATAGATATTAATCCCCCTAATTCATTTGAAAATATTCCATTTAAAGATATTCAAATTAATAAATCTCAAATGAATGCAGTTTCCTCTGCTATGGCAACAGATGACTTCTTTTTAATTCATGGGCCATTTGGAACCGGGAAAACTCGGACTTTAAGAGAGTTGATTCGACAAGAAGTCAAAAAAGGGAATAAAATACTGGCCACAGCCGAAAGCAACACGGCAGTGGATAATATTTTAGATGGATTATCTATGGCCATTTCAGAGGAATATAAAATTGAAGATAAAAAAAGGGACAAAAATAAATCCAGAGATGATTGTAATGGTGAAATTGATTGTGTTAGGTTAGGCCATCCTCAGAGAGCTTCTCGCAAAAATATAAAGTATACTCTGGCATATCAAGTAGAAAATCATCCACTGAATTCACAAATAAATCATCTAAAAGATGGAATTAAAAAAATTATTAGTGAACGAGACAAAAATACAAAACCATTGCCTGGGCTTCGTAGAGGATTGAGCGATACCCAAATACTTCTAAATGCAGTTAAAAAAAGAGGTTCCAGGGGAGTTTCACCCAATGTAATGATATCAATGGCCCGCTGGATAGAAAATAATCAAAAAGTGGATCAAAACCAAGAAAAAATACGTGCAATTGAAAAGAATATTGTGGAAAATATTCTAAAAAAAAGCTCAGTAGTTCTTTGTACTAATTCTTCAGCAGGATTAGATTATTTAAAAGGAGCAAAATTTGATTTATCTGTGATAGATGAGTCATCCCAAGCAACAATTCCCAGTTTATTGATACCTATTTCTAAAGCCAAACGTTTTGTTCTGGCCGGAGACCATAGGCAGTTACCACCCACTATAGTCAGCCAAAAAGCTCGAACCCTTCAAAAAACTCTTTTTGAGGAGTTAATAAAAAAATATCCTCAAAAATCCACCATACTAAACGTTCAATATCGAATGAATCCTGCTTTAATGGAATTTCCAAATCATGAATTTTATAATGGTGAAATAAAAGCTTCGGAAAGCCTAAATAAAATTTCACTTAATGATATAGTCTCTAAAATTAATATAAATGAGATTATTGAAAAAAATGAAATTGATCGGTTCAAAGAAGTTGAAAGAGATTTATTAGATTCTCAAATCCCATTTATATTTTTAAATACATCTAAAATTAATGAAAGATTTGAACAGAGAATAAAAGATTCTACATCAATTCAAAATCCTCTTGAAGCAGATATTATAAGCATAATTATTAATATATTCCTGAAATCAGGGTTTTCATCAGAAAATATAGGTATAATAAGTCCCTATGATGATCAAAGAAATTTAATTAGCTCTTTAACCAATGTCGAAGTGAAAACGGTGGATGGGTATCAGGGGCGTGAAAAAGACATTATGATTATATCTACGGTTAGAAGTAATTCAAAAAGAGAAATTGGATTTTTAAGTGATATGCGGAGACTTAATGTCGCACTTACTAGGGCTAGAAGAAAAATGATAATGGTCGGCGATGTTGACACTTTAAAAAGCAATGCAACATACCATCGACTGATAAAAGACTCTAAAAAAAGAGGATTTTTAAAAGATTTACAATTAAATTAA
- a CDS encoding CDC48 family AAA ATPase, which produces MDKKEMNLKVAEALSQSDVGRSIARIDPACMQKMDLLDGDIIEISGKKIAAAAVISSQSDIGLGIIRIDGYMRKNAGASIGEEVTVRRAEVKDAQKVVLAPVEHEIMVRGDVRSAFLNRALVKGDIIVSGIRQQQAPSRMPGSGSLFDEFFRDMVDVSPLGEIKLAVVSTKPSGVVKVTQMTEVEIQTSPVDVSKIEGVKNLVDVTYEDIGGLKEEVKKVREMIEIPLKRPELFERLGISPPKGVLMHGPPGTGKTLLAKAVANESDAHFITINGPEIMSKYVGGSEERLREFFEEAEENAPSIIFIDELDAIAPKREEVSGEVERRIVAQLLTLMDGLKARGQVVVIGATNRPDALDGALRRPGRFDREIEIGVPDKEGRKEVLEIHTRGMPLDENVDLDEISTITHGFVGADLESLCKESAMRVLRRVLPDIKTDEEIPKEILKKMIVNKSDFKEALKEIQPSALREVLVQVPDIKWDDIGGLDCAKQELKEAVEWPLKYPENFEKFGVRPPKGVLIHGSPGTGKTLLAQAVANESDANFISVKGPELLSKWVGESEKGVREVFKKARQTAPTVIFFDEIDSIAATRSGSSSDSGVTQRVVNQLLTEIDGMEELQDVSVIAATNRPDMLDSALLRPGRFDRHVEVGDPDEKGRLAIFKVHTKKMPLDDDVEIEKLAKSSAGYVGADIESVCREAAMLTLRDNLDAETVTMAYFKKAMEKVKPAKNETEMVQYH; this is translated from the coding sequence ATGGATAAAAAAGAGATGAATTTAAAAGTTGCTGAAGCTTTATCTCAATCAGATGTTGGTAGATCAATAGCAAGGATAGATCCAGCATGCATGCAAAAAATGGATCTTCTAGACGGGGACATAATTGAAATAAGTGGGAAAAAAATTGCTGCCGCAGCAGTAATATCTTCCCAATCAGACATAGGTCTGGGAATAATAAGAATAGATGGATATATGAGAAAAAATGCTGGTGCTTCCATTGGAGAAGAAGTTACTGTGCGTAGAGCAGAAGTAAAAGATGCTCAAAAAGTAGTTCTAGCGCCAGTAGAACATGAAATAATGGTAAGGGGGGATGTGAGGTCTGCATTCCTTAACCGAGCACTGGTTAAAGGAGACATAATTGTATCCGGAATAAGACAACAACAAGCTCCGAGTAGAATGCCAGGTAGCGGAAGTTTATTTGATGAATTTTTCCGAGATATGGTGGACGTATCCCCTCTTGGAGAAATAAAGCTGGCCGTGGTGTCCACCAAGCCCAGTGGAGTAGTTAAAGTAACTCAAATGACTGAAGTGGAAATTCAGACATCACCCGTAGATGTTTCTAAAATCGAAGGTGTTAAAAACCTGGTTGATGTGACTTATGAGGATATCGGAGGCCTCAAAGAAGAAGTTAAGAAAGTAAGGGAAATGATAGAGATACCCTTAAAGAGACCCGAACTCTTTGAAAGATTAGGAATCTCACCACCTAAAGGTGTGCTTATGCATGGTCCTCCAGGAACAGGAAAAACTTTGCTGGCCAAAGCCGTGGCCAATGAGAGTGACGCTCACTTCATAACCATAAACGGACCAGAAATCATGAGTAAGTATGTTGGAGGGTCAGAAGAACGGTTAAGAGAGTTCTTTGAAGAAGCAGAAGAAAATGCGCCGTCAATCATATTCATTGATGAACTGGATGCCATTGCACCAAAAAGAGAAGAAGTTAGTGGTGAGGTGGAACGCAGAATTGTAGCCCAATTACTGACCTTAATGGATGGTCTTAAAGCTAGAGGACAGGTTGTTGTTATTGGGGCAACAAATAGGCCAGATGCACTTGATGGTGCTTTAAGAAGACCAGGTAGATTTGATAGGGAAATTGAAATCGGAGTGCCTGATAAAGAAGGTCGAAAAGAAGTACTGGAGATTCATACTCGAGGTATGCCCCTAGATGAAAATGTGGATCTTGACGAAATATCCACCATAACCCACGGATTTGTTGGCGCCGATCTTGAATCACTCTGTAAAGAGTCAGCCATGCGAGTTCTCCGCCGAGTACTACCAGATATTAAAACAGACGAAGAAATTCCTAAAGAAATCTTAAAGAAGATGATTGTAAATAAATCAGACTTCAAAGAGGCTTTAAAAGAAATTCAACCATCTGCACTTAGAGAAGTTCTGGTACAGGTCCCAGATATTAAGTGGGACGATATAGGTGGACTAGACTGTGCTAAGCAAGAACTCAAAGAAGCTGTAGAATGGCCTTTAAAGTATCCAGAAAACTTCGAGAAGTTTGGAGTAAGGCCACCTAAAGGCGTCCTCATTCATGGTTCCCCAGGTACTGGAAAAACCCTCCTGGCCCAGGCAGTAGCCAATGAAAGTGATGCTAACTTTATATCTGTTAAAGGTCCTGAATTACTATCTAAATGGGTAGGGGAATCTGAAAAAGGTGTTAGGGAAGTTTTCAAAAAGGCCAGACAAACAGCCCCAACTGTAATCTTCTTTGATGAAATAGATTCCATTGCTGCAACCAGAAGCGGTTCATCATCAGATTCAGGGGTTACTCAGAGAGTTGTAAATCAACTGCTTACTGAAATCGATGGTATGGAAGAATTACAAGATGTATCCGTTATTGCTGCTACTAATCGACCAGACATGCTGGACTCTGCTCTTCTAAGACCTGGAAGGTTTGATAGGCATGTCGAAGTAGGAGATCCTGATGAAAAAGGCAGACTGGCCATATTTAAGGTCCATACCAAAAAAATGCCTCTGGATGACGATGTGGAAATTGAAAAACTTGCCAAATCCAGTGCAGGATATGTCGGTGCAGATATAGAATCTGTGTGCCGGGAAGCAGCCATGTTAACTCTAAGGGATAATCTGGATGCAGAAACTGTTACTATGGCCTACTTCAAAAAAGCCATGGAAAAGGTAAAACCAGCAAAAAACGAAACTGAAATGGTTCAGTACCATTAA
- the fen gene encoding flap endonuclease-1, with translation MGVKFKDIVSPKPINFEDLNGRTVAIDAANSIYQFLSSIRQRDGSPLMDEHGRVTSHLSGILYRTSSLMEKGIKPIYVFDGKSHSLKGETVSKRIEVRKESEKKWKEALGKGDIEEARKYAVRSSRMSSDVVNGSKKLLELMGVPYIQSLGEGEAQASFMVTNGDAWAVASQDYDCLLFGAPLVVRNLTISGNLAAPELMELDLVLKSLEITREQLVDVALMVGTDFNPGIKGVGAKTGLKLIKQEKDIFAAIEKTKTSLDEFGADPELLRELFLNPEITRDYELKWRTPDQEGIIEFLCGEHGFSEERVSSAIKKIKKMDSTQKSLEDWF, from the coding sequence ATGGGAGTGAAGTTTAAAGATATTGTTTCGCCTAAACCAATTAATTTTGAGGATTTAAATGGCCGTACAGTTGCTATTGATGCAGCTAATAGTATTTATCAATTTTTATCAAGTATCCGCCAAAGAGATGGGTCGCCTCTCATGGATGAGCACGGTAGAGTCACATCTCACCTTAGCGGTATACTTTATAGAACTTCTTCTTTAATGGAAAAAGGAATAAAGCCCATATATGTGTTTGATGGTAAATCTCATTCTTTAAAGGGAGAAACTGTAAGTAAAAGGATTGAAGTACGAAAAGAATCTGAGAAGAAATGGAAAGAGGCATTGGGCAAGGGTGACATTGAAGAAGCAAGAAAATATGCTGTAAGATCATCTAGAATGTCTTCAGATGTGGTTAATGGTTCTAAAAAGTTGCTTGAGCTTATGGGGGTGCCTTATATACAATCGTTGGGCGAAGGTGAAGCGCAAGCATCTTTCATGGTTACTAATGGTGATGCTTGGGCCGTAGCTAGCCAGGATTATGACTGTCTGCTTTTTGGAGCTCCACTTGTCGTTCGTAATTTAACTATTAGTGGAAATTTGGCTGCTCCGGAATTAATGGAACTTGATTTAGTTCTTAAAAGTCTGGAAATTACTCGGGAACAATTAGTTGATGTGGCCTTAATGGTGGGCACAGACTTTAATCCGGGAATTAAAGGAGTGGGTGCTAAAACTGGTTTAAAACTTATTAAACAAGAAAAAGATATATTTGCAGCAATTGAGAAAACTAAGACTTCCCTAGATGAATTTGGTGCAGATCCAGAACTTTTAAGAGAATTATTTTTAAATCCAGAAATTACTAGGGATTATGAACTCAAATGGAGAACTCCTGATCAAGAAGGAATAATAGAGTTTTTATGTGGGGAACATGGCTTTTCAGAGGAAAGGGTTTCCAGTGCTATAAAAAAGATTAAGAAAATGGATTCCACTCAAAAAAGCTTGGAAGACTGGTTTTAG
- the ahcY gene encoding adenosylhomocysteinase, with amino-acid sequence MPYDVKDISLAPQGKQKIEWVQKHMPVLEHIKKEFEKTKPFEGITIASCLHLEPKTINLGLTLQAGGAEVAMTGCNPLSTHDDATAAGAALGLNMYGWREETNEEYYQNIHKVLDHDPDILIDDGADMIFLVHRERKELLSKIKGACEETTTGIHRLKSMAEDGALKFPVMAVNDAYTKYLFDNRYGTGQSTFDSIMGATNMLIAGKTVVVCGYGWCGRGVAMRALGLGGNVIVTEIDPIRALEAKMDGFRVMPVREAVKQADILLTVTGNIDVVSGDDFKYMKDGCVMANSGHFNVEINQDDIRKLSVSEKKVKVDIDEFEMEDGRLLYLLADGRLVNLASERGQGHPAEIMDLSFAMQALSAKHILNEDLNHGVHRAPDELDFSVAKLKLAAMDIEIDELSPRQIDYLDNWEEGT; translated from the coding sequence ATGCCCTATGATGTAAAAGATATTTCACTAGCACCCCAAGGTAAACAAAAAATAGAATGGGTACAAAAACACATGCCTGTTTTAGAGCACATTAAAAAAGAATTTGAAAAAACCAAACCTTTTGAAGGGATCACCATTGCCTCTTGTCTGCATTTAGAACCTAAAACCATTAATTTAGGGCTAACCTTGCAAGCTGGAGGGGCTGAAGTAGCTATGACTGGATGTAATCCTCTTTCAACCCACGATGATGCCACTGCTGCTGGAGCAGCCCTTGGATTGAATATGTACGGCTGGAGAGAAGAAACTAACGAGGAATACTATCAAAACATTCATAAAGTTCTTGATCACGACCCGGACATTTTAATTGATGACGGAGCAGACATGATCTTTTTAGTTCATAGAGAAAGAAAAGAGCTTTTAAGCAAAATTAAAGGTGCTTGTGAAGAAACCACCACTGGAATCCATCGTTTAAAGAGCATGGCTGAAGACGGAGCATTAAAATTCCCAGTTATGGCTGTGAATGATGCCTATACTAAATATCTTTTTGATAATAGATATGGAACCGGACAATCCACCTTTGATTCAATCATGGGAGCCACCAATATGTTAATCGCGGGTAAAACCGTGGTAGTATGTGGTTACGGTTGGTGTGGAAGAGGAGTTGCTATGCGTGCTCTGGGATTAGGCGGCAATGTTATAGTCACTGAAATAGATCCAATAAGAGCCCTTGAAGCTAAAATGGATGGATTTAGAGTTATGCCGGTTCGAGAAGCCGTTAAACAAGCAGATATCCTTTTGACAGTGACTGGAAATATTGATGTTGTATCTGGAGATGACTTTAAATACATGAAAGATGGGTGTGTTATGGCCAATTCTGGACACTTTAACGTGGAAATAAACCAAGATGATATAAGAAAACTTTCAGTGTCCGAGAAAAAGGTTAAAGTAGACATTGATGAATTTGAAATGGAAGATGGGCGTTTATTATACTTGTTAGCTGATGGAAGATTAGTTAATTTAGCATCAGAAAGAGGTCAAGGTCATCCCGCAGAAATCATGGATCTGAGTTTTGCTATGCAGGCTCTTTCAGCCAAACATATATTAAATGAAGATTTGAATCATGGTGTGCACCGGGCCCCTGATGAACTCGACTTCAGTGTAGCTAAATTAAAACTTGCTGCCATGGATATTGAAATAGATGAATTAAGTCCTCGCCAAATTGATTATTTAGATAATTGGGAAGAAGGAACTTAG